One window of Plasmodium relictum strain SGS1 genome assembly, chromosome: 14 genomic DNA carries:
- a CDS encoding 60S ribosomal protein L13-2, putative, with protein MVSHNNVLPNVHLHKWWQRYVRVKFNKNIKKEKRRLLREKRRRENGGTPIEKLHPIVHCPTQRYNFRTRLGRGFTVEELKGAKLSINAARSIGICVDKRRKNRCEETLKKNIERLEKYKKSLVMIPLKKYNSKKGIGGIPDDSDKKVIKELKKKKQLRSIFKNERNTKPFYETIELSKIDKNYLAYKTLRKAKLTERRKNRQQQRKDIKAKSKDN; from the exons ATGGTATCGCATAACAATGTATTGCCAAATGTTCACCTTCACAAATGGTGGCAAAGATATGTAagagtaaaatttaataagaatataaaaaaagaaaaaagaagattATTGAGAGAAAAGAGAAGAAGAGAAAATGGAGGTACACCTATCGAAAAATTACATCCTATAGTACATTGTCCAACACAGAGATATAATTTTAGAACGAGATTAGGAAGAGGTTTTACTGTTGAAGaattaaaa GGAGCAAAATTATCTATAAATGCTGCAAGAAGTATAGGTATATGTGTtgataaaagaagaaaaaatagatgtGAAGAaacattaaagaaaaatatagaaagattagaaaaatataaaaaaagtctAGTCATGAttccattaaaaaaatataacagcAAAAAAGGTATTGGTGGTATACCTGATGATTCAGACAAGAAAGTTATTAaagaattaaagaaaaagaagcaACTACGcagtatatttaaaaatgagaGAAATACTAAGCCATTCTATGAAACTATTGAATTATctaaaatagataaaaattatttagcTTATAAAACACTACGCAAAGCCAAATTGAcagaaagaagaaaaaatagacaACAACAAagaaaagatataaaagCAAAATCTAAAgataattaa
- a CDS encoding 40S ribosomal protein S16, putative, with product MTTKVKRVQTFGKKKTSVAVATVTNGKGLIKLNGKNLDLVEPYILRTKVYEPLWLIGSSKLKNLDIRIRVKGGGQTSQIYAIRQAIGKGIISYYQKYVDESTKKELKDILLRYDRTLLVGDTRRCEPKKFGGKGARARYQKSYR from the exons ATGACAACAAAAGTTAAAAGAGTTCAAACATTTGGAAAAAAg aAAACTTCTGTTGCTGTAGCCACAGTAACCAATGGAAAAGGATTAATAAAACTAAATGGCAAAAATTTAGACTTAGTTGAAccatatattttaagaacTAAAGTTTATGAACCATTATGGTTAATTGGAtcatcaaaattaaaaaatctaGATATTCGTATAAGAGTTAAAGGTGGTGGTCAAACTTCTCAAATTTACGCAATAAGACAAGCCATTGGTAAGGGAATAATTTCATACTATCAAAAATATGTTGATGAATCAactaaaaaagaattaaaagatattttattaagATATGATAGAACATTATTAGTCGGAGATACAAGAAGATGTGAACCAAAAAAATTTGGTGGAAAAGGTGCTCGTGCAAGATATCAAAAATCATAcagataa
- the GMD gene encoding GDP-mannose 4,6-dehydratase, putative produces the protein MIALIFGITGQDGSYLSELLLEKGYEVHGVIRRCSSFNTKRIDHIFDKLILHYGDVIDSSSICSLISEIKPTEIYNLAAQSHVKVSFELPEYTADVTGIGTLRILEAIKMSKIKNVKFYNASTSELFGKVKSIPQNEDTPFYPVSPYAIAKLYSHYITINYRESYNMFCVNGILFNHESPRRGETFVTRKITRGIARIRKNLQNFITLGNIDTYRDWGHAKDYVYAMYLMLQENEPQDFVICSSENHSVREFCEISFSFVGIYIKWIGEGINEVGICQNNKIVINKSNKYFRKCEVNTLLGDFSKAKKILKWEPTYNFTQLIYEMLKYDFENYNIPIDDYETCLKRYENYKNTKVLK, from the coding sequence atgattGCACTAATATTTGGAATAACAGGTCAAGATGGTTCATATTTAAGTGAGCTTTTATTAGAGAAGGGTTACGAAGTACATGGAGTAATAAGAAGATGTAGTTCATTTAATACAAAAAGAATTGATCATATTTTTGATAAGTTAATTTTGCATTATGGTGATGTAATTGATAGTAGTAGTATATGCTCATTAATATCTGAAATTAAACCGACTGAGATTTATAACTTAGCAGCCCAAAGTCATGTGAAAGTTAGCTTTGAGCTACCTGAATATACAGCTGATGTAACAGGTATAGGAACTTTAAGAATATTAGAAGCAATAAAAATGTCaaagataaaaaatgtaaaattttataatgcATCAACATCAGAATTATTCGGTAAAGTAAAGAGTATTCCTCAAAACGAAGATACTCCTTTTTATCCTGTTTCTCCTTATGCTATTGCTAAATTATATTCACATTATATAACAATAAATTATAGAGAATCATACAATATGTTTTGTGTTAAtggaattttatttaatcatGAAAGTCCTAGAAGAGGAGAAACTTTTGTTACAAGAAAAATAACCAGAGGAATAGCAAGAATTCGCAAAAATTTACAGAATTTTATAACATTGGGTAATATTGATACATATAGAGATTGGGGACATGCAAAAGACTATGTATATGCAATGTATTTGATGCTACAGGAAAATGAACCTCAagattttgttatttgttcTAGTGAAAATCATTCGGTTAGAGAATTTTGtgaaatttctttttcatttgtaggcatatatataaaatggaTTGGAGAAGGAATTAACGAAGTAGGTATATgtcaaaataataaaatagttattaataaaagcaacaaatattttagaaaatgtGAAGTTAATACATTACTAGGTGATTTCTCAAAagctaaaaaaattttaaaatgggAGCCAACTTACAATTTTACTCAACTTATATATGAAATGCTAAAATATgattttgaaaattataatataccTATAGATGATTATGAAACATGCTTAAAAAgatatgaaaattataaaaataccaaagttttaaaatag
- the ABCF1 gene encoding ABC transporter F family member 1, putative, with the protein MFLELYFSLIILCYVIFNKAIQINKYNFLNSLHFKNNIGEKRKKYLIKKNSIRSKITEKSKLRTSQELYYYKYREENAECKCDDEYEEYDNDIVEDYLKEGEEFDEIEEDYYDEYEEYYINENIEKRKIEYKKLFNIDENDEYQVLSPKYNMNIYNILEKKYDKDEEKNKVILTINNLNYEIDNKKLINNLNFQLSKSECVGLIGNNGCGKTSLLNLIYENADKNSKSIIISNRKISQDILNFKLNEKNLLAAINKNDFGVLYKILSYMKNNSLELSAMPSLIKNKDMSYFQMKKNNKINNNELFYKNDVFYFKQNIHLLEDNNLTVFEKVLRFYESTLEKYEVLNYIEENISQYRKYEVINKFNIKEDQAFKQTPEDESDNKKSSRNNNINYNETKLNKFDDIINNKNKNIIDHVSNDSNKEYLNDVNSNYKTKLSTDKANENFVKSKYFEMILKLYMYEKEYIFKEINDVKMNFNKYVNILNLKNFLYVKLCHLSNGYIIRVYLLLLLLSKSKLLLIDEINNNLDIFNIFFIMNIFNYSLKYKKMGIILASHDFFLVSKLCNRILDFNKICGYDIDFNNVALLKKIIKNDNKNIDELKNNEKICNLTYFQGNYTQYLNNMKVLFDNRKKKKEELKKILDQLNSTISKSKKKNKKEFMQQFLKKKEEELKLYQNIYSIYFDSKLNYQYMYYNLVYSNKNKNSSKSYEQQLNRNLDNKEKINVNYEKQNFKQNSDLNINENIVDIDDRFENIKKENYNKYTNPERVSENIKNDHVGYSIGNDNSVSSHENQSIYSEENGDEEDIKTFVYNKLNDIESNMNKNILIDMSKKIKNNELIQTGEVYSTGNATLYEFNNFTFYFLNKKNKKKKYIFKEMNLSINSGENILILGKNGIGKSTFFKILTNKYNLILKEKEKKKKSIYAYGDNDSEESNDNAGCEKNRKFNCEGAINCNFNNVLLTYFEQNMIKSLNLEINDHFKNLIENVSYYPISFNDNFEMNPFNENLFFYVLNKTKLFENDKIDNIEEKINALLKIFYIDSATSIKEKSGGEKVRILFLSLFLKKSNLLLLDEINNNLDIYLKNLLLNFLNFIYEGNYILTTHDFYIIKNLQNIHKIIYIFDYQNIFTFYNVKDFIDSFYNFILNSFNVFKRDGELHKKSNIAQILKDNDNSSNLSYYKQESTLNSCFNKDNEINIFRINNSECENITKKEEELNKKNYEKYLYDKYDYEILDFLKGQVLKEKNERKNYEQINVQENKEKKKVKKKNFGGKGSSGKIKIKNWKRWKK; encoded by the coding sequence ATGTTTCTTGaactatatttttctttaataatactttgttatgtaatatttaataaagcTATACagattaataaatataattttttaaatagtttacattttaaaaataatattggtgaaaaaagaaaaaaatatttaataaaaaagaattctaTAAGAAGTAAAATAACAGAAAAATCAAAACTAAGAACAAGTCaagaattatattattacaaATATAGAGAAGAAAATGCAGAATGCAAGTGTGATGATGAATATGAAGAATATGACAATGATATTGTAGAAGACTATCTTAAAGAAGGGGAAGAATTTGACGAGATAGAAGAAGATTATTATGACGAATATGAAGAATATTacattaatgaaaatatagagaaaagaaaaatagaatataaaaaactatTTAACATTGATGAAAATGATGAATATCAAGTTTTATCTCcaaaatataatatgaaCATTTAcaatatattagaaaaaaagtaCGATAAGGAtgaagagaaaaataaagttattttaacaataaataacttaaattatgaaatagATAACAAAAaacttataaataatttaaattttcaattgAGTAAATCAGAATGCGTTGGTTTGATAGGTAATAATGGATGCGGAAAAACTTCTTTATTGAAtttaatttatgaaaatgCTGATAAAAATTCTAAAAGTATAATTATAAGTAACAGAAAAATTAGCCAAGacatattaaattttaaattaaatgaaaaaaacttATTAGCtgctattaataaaaatgatttcgGAGTACTGTATAAAATTTTGTCGTAcatgaaaaataattcattagAATTGAGCGCCATGCcatctttaataaaaaataaagatatgtcatattttcaaatgaaaaaaaataataaaatcaacaataatgaattattttataaaaatgatgttttttactttaaacaaaatattcatttactAGAAGATAATAATCTAACAGTTTTTGAAAAAGTTTTGAGATTTTATGAAAGTACACTTGAAAAGTATGaagttttaaattatatagaaGAAAACATTAGTCAGTATCGAAAATATGAggtaataaataaatttaatataaaagaagatCAAGCATTTAAACAAACACCCGAAGATGAAtctgataataaaaaatctagtagaaataataatataaattataatgaaacaaaattaaataaatttgatgatattataaataataaaaataagaatattatTGACCATGTTAGTAATGATAGTAATAAGGAATACTTAAATGATGTTAATAGTAATTATAAAACGAAGCTTTCGACAGATAAAgctaatgaaaattttgttAAATCTAAATACTTTGAaatgattttaaaattatatatgtatgaaAAGGAATACATTTTTAAGGAAATAAATGACGttaaaatgaattttaataaatatgtaaatatacTAAATCTgaaaaattttctatatgTAAAATTGTGCCATTTAAGTAACGGCTATATTATTCGAGTATACTTGTTATTATTGCTTTTAAGCAAATCTAAATTATTACTAAtagatgaaataaataataatttagatatattcaatatattttttataatgaacatctttaattattctttgaaatataaaaaaatgggAATTATATTAGCAAGtcatgatttttttttagtaagcAAATTATGTAACAGAATATTAGATTTTAACAAAATTTGCGGATACGATATTGATTTCAATAATGTAgcactattaaaaaaaattattaagaaTGACAATAAGAATAtagatgaattaaaaaataatgaaaaaatatgtaaCTTAACATACTTTCAAGGAAATTATAcacaatatttaaataatatgaaagTTTTGTTTGAtaataggaaaaaaaaaaaagaagaacttaaaaaaatattagatcAACTAAATTCTACTATATCTaagagtaaaaaaaaaaacaaaaaagaatttatgcaacaatttttaaaaaaaaaagaagaagaattaaaattataccAAAATATTTATTCCATTTATTTTGAtagtaaattaaattatcaatatatgtattataaTCTAGTATatagtaataaaaacaaGAACAGTTCTAAAAGCTATGAACAACAACTAAATAGAAACTTAgacaataaagaaaaaattaatgtgaATTATGAAAAACAAAACTTTAAGCAGAACAgtgatttaaatataaatgaaaatatagtAGATATCGATGATAgatttgaaaatataaagaaggaaaattataataaatatacaaatcCTGAACGTGTAtcagaaaatataaaaaatgatcaTGTTGGTTACTCCATTGGGAACGATAATAGTGTAAGTTCACATGAAAATCAGTCAATATATAGTGAAGAAAATGGAGATGAAGAGGATATAAAAACATTTGTTTATAATAAACTTAATGATATAGAAAGTAacatgaataaaaatattctaatAGATATGAGCAAAAAGATTAAAAACAATGAATTAATACAAACAGGAGAAGTATATTCAACCGGTAATGCAACTTTATatgaatttaataatttcactttttattttttaaataaaaagaataaaaaaaaaaaatatatatttaaagaaatgaATCTAAGTATAAACAGTggtgaaaatattttaatactcGGAAAAAATGGAATAGGAAAAtcaactttttttaaaatattaactaataaatataacttaatattaaaagaaaaagaaaaaaaaaaaaaaagtatttatgCTTACGGAGATAATGACAGTGAAGAAAGTAACGATAATGCAGGATGCgaaaaaaacagaaaattTAATTGTGAAGGAGCAATTAAttgtaattttaataatgtattattaacatattttgaacaaaatatgataaaaagtttaaattTAGAAATTAATGATcactttaaaaatttaattgaaaatGTTAGTTATTATCCAATTAGttttaatgataattttgaaatgaatccatttaatgaaaatctttttttttatgttttaaacAAAACcaaattatttgaaaatgataaaatagataatattgaagaaaaaattaatgcaTTGTTAAAGATATTCTATATAGATAGTGCAACCtctattaaagaaaaaagtggGGGAGAAAAAGTTAGAATACTATTCCtttctttgtttttaaaaaaatccAATTTATTGTTATtggatgaaataaataataatctagatatttatttgaaaaatcttttgttaaattttctaaattttatCTACGAaggaaattatatattaaccACTCatgatttttatattataaaaaatttacaaaatattcacaaaataatttatatttttgattatcagaatatttttacattttataaTGTAAAAGACTTTATTGAtagtttttataattttattttaaattcttttaatgTATTTAAAAGGGATGGGGAATTACATAAAAAGTCTAATATAGCACAAATACTCAAAGATAATGATAATTCGTCAAATTTAAGTTATTACAAACAAGAAAGCACTCTAAATAGCTGTTTCAATAAAGACaatgaaattaatatattcagAATAAATAACAGCGAGTGCGAAAATATCACTAAAAAGgaagaagaattaaataaaaaaaattatgaaaaatatctTTATGATAAATATGATTATGAAATATTAGACTTTTTAAAGGGTCAagtattaaaagaaaaaaacgaAAGAAAGAATTACGAACAAATAAATGTtcaagaaaataaagaaaaaaaaaaagtaaagaaaaaaaattttggaGGTAAAGGATCTTcaggaaaaataaaaataaaaaattggaaAAGATGGAAGAAGTGA
- a CDS encoding translation initiation factor SUI1, putative, translating into MEELEREFDKINLKNEGDEEEQEQGEQEEQEKISHRRLRYLKMKDKKEEKKRNKQNTKTAINNKSKNDNENEIKRNDNNNIIKEDETNSRNDENQNTAYNNLDKDKKKYEPVNVEYCKICGMPYEYCEYGKFYNECKEENKEKYNYDIMNNEADNNNKKQTKKIPKVANQKITIQKTTRARKKVVTVVTGLHTYAKLEKMAKIFSRFYACGSSVIKGTNNNPDQIDIQGDVEQNIAEVIMKNCPEVTEDKFVFLPPK; encoded by the exons ATGGAAGAATTAGAAAGAGaatttgataaaataaatttgaaaaatgaAGGAGATGAAGAAGAACAAGAACAAGGAGAACAAGAAgaacaagaaaaaatttcTCATAGAAGGCTAAGATATTTGAAAAtgaaagataaaaaagaagaaaaaaaacgtAACAAGCAAAATACTAAAACTgctattaataataaaagtaagaatgataatgaaaatgaaattaaaagaaatgataataataatattataaaagaagaTGAAACGAATTCCAGAAATGATGAAAATCAAAATACAGCATATAATAACTtagataaagataaaaagaaatatgaaCCAGTTAATGTTGAATACTGCAAAA tttgTGGAATGCCATATGAATATTGTGAATAtggaaaattttataatgagtgtaaagaagaaaataaagaaaaatataattatgatattatgaataatgaagctgataataataataaaaagcaaacaaaaaaaatccCCAAAGTT gccaatcaaaaaataacaatacaAAAAACAACAAGAGCAAGAAAAAAAGTTGTGACAGTTGTAACGGGATTGCATACATATGCTAAGTTAGAAAAAATGGCAAAAATTTTCTCTAGATTTTACGCTTGCGGTTCTTCAGTTATTAAAGGAACGAATAATAATCCAGATCAAATAGATATACAA GGAGATGTAGAACAAAATATTGCTGAagttataatgaaaaattgtCCTGAAGTAACTGAAgataaatttgtttttttaccACCAAAATAA